In Xenopus laevis strain J_2021 chromosome 2S, Xenopus_laevis_v10.1, whole genome shotgun sequence, a genomic segment contains:
- the cela1.1.S gene encoding chymotrypsin like elastase 1, gene 1 S homeolog precursor, with product MLRLLVLAVLVLGGHCFGNLRFLEDNTRVVGGTDASPNSWPWQVSLQIQSGSGFSHTCGGSLIRPDRVLTAAHCVDRAGPFRVILGEHNLSVNEGPEQIIAVSQIVKHVNWNPNNVAAGFDIAVLYLASSASLNSNVQLATLPNAGVILAHNSPCIISGWGRTVTNGPLPAILQQAPLPSVAHSTCSNFAYWGSTVKTSMVCAGGDGVTAGCNGDSGGPLNCPNNGVYEVHGVTSFVSSLGCNAYLKPTVFTRVSAYIDWINNNI from the exons ATGTTGAGGCTGCTGGTACTCGCTGTATTGGTCCTTGGTG GACATTGTTTTGGAAACCTCCGCTTCCTGGAGGATAACACTCGTGTGGTAGGAGGAACTGATGCTTCCCCAAATTCTTGGCCATGGCAG GTTTCACTCCAGATCCAATCAGGCAGTGGCTTTTCCCATACTTGTGGAGGTTCCTTGATCCGCCCCGACAGAGTCCTGACTGCTGCTCACTGTGTGGACAG AGCCGGACCATTCCGTGTCATACTGGGTGAGCACAATCTGAGTGTGAACGAGGGCCCCGAGCAGATCATTGCTGTTTCTCAAATTGTGAAGCACGTCAACTGGAACCCAAACAATGTTGCTGCTGG GTTTGACATTGCTGTGCTCTATCTGGCCTCCAGCGCCTCCTTGAACAGTAACGTGCAACTGGCTACTCTCCCCAATGCTGGAGTAATTCTGGCTCACAATTCCCCTTGCATTATTTCTGGATGGGGCAGGACTGTCA CCAATGGACCACTTCCCGCCATCTTGCAGCAAGCCCCTCTGCCTTCAGTAGCCCACTCCACTTGCTCTAACTTTGCCTATTGGGGAAGCACAGTTAAGACCTCCATGGTGTGCGCTGGTGGTGATGGAGTTACTGCTGGATGCAAT GGAGATTCTGGTGGTCCCCTCAACTGTCCTAACAACGGTGTATATGAAGTTCACGGCGTTACCAGTTTTGTGTCCTCCTTGGGATGTAATGCTTACCTGAAGCCCACAGTGTTCACCAGAGTCTCTGCTTACATCGACTGGATCAACAAT aacatcTAA